The window TTCATCTTAATAAAAATAAGTAGCTTTCAGCCACCGCCCGCCCACGCCACATTATGTAGAATGCATTAATAAgcctttaaaggaaaaaaaaatccagaatcccgaaccttttttaaaaaagatagaATTGTTTTTACTTCATTTTGACATTCGTCTTACCTTCTAATATAAAGTCACTGAATTTTGTCCCTATCGTGATTCAAGCAGTGTTTATTcaatgtttctgtttgtttgctttgttttggttaCAGGCTGTAAAGGTGATCATGGAATTAAAACAGTATGACAAATGTGTCTGGTACCTTTGTTGGTACAAAAGTCTGTTTAAATTTGGGTTGGTTACACTCCCAGCTTTATCATGTAAACCGTCTTCAGACGCACAGTAGCATGTTCACGCTCTGCTTATAATAATATGGATTTGATTGCAGATGGTTCTGATTCCTGGAGGAGACTTCCTGATGGGAACGGATGAACCGAGCATCCCTGCAGACGGCGAGGGCCCCCAGAGGCCTGTCCACGTGGACTCCTTCTATATGGATATTCACGAAGTCACTAACCAACAGTTCCAGACGTTTGTCGCTGATACAGGATACGTAACAGAGGTGTCATTAAATCGATCCCCGTATTTGATTTTAATGTACTGAATCACTGTATTGTCATAAGGTAACTAACCCTCCTCTTGTTATCTTGTTCATTTCTTTAAGGCAGAAAAATTTGGTGACTCATTTGTCTTCGAGGGAATTTTGAGTGACAGTGTGAAAAAGGAAATAACTCAGGCAGTAAGTAGAATTATTATGCAGTTTAACTGTCtactttctgttgttttttgttaAACTTTTATTAGTGCTGTAATTATTATGtgtttggaggaaaaagaaatggtATTGGAGCTCACTCAGCAGCTACTTGCATACCAATGGAAAAGTTCAAATGTCTATGGCAAAATATGCAACTTTACCTCCTGTAAAAGTCAAGGAAATTAGCTTGATTTTCAATTTTGTCAGTACTTATTTTGGACCGTCAATGTGTGGTCAGgttgctgctgccccctggtggctccCAGTGAAAGGGGCCAACTGGAAGCACCCCGAAGGCCAGGATTCTAACATCACAGATAGGTAGAGAGATACTCTCTTAAAAACACTCAACTTTAGATGATACTGTATGATGTAGAACAGGACAGTGATTGTGACGAAAATagttttttattcaaatgtttgGTTTCTCTTTCCCTCTTGGATATTCAGTGAAATTGAAAGTGTATTTGTTATGCTTGCTTTTGTAGGTTAGATCATCCGGTTCTTCATGTGTCCTGGAACGATGCCCTCACCTACTGCTCCTGGTTGCACAAGCGGCTTCCCACTGAGGCAGAATGGGAGTGTGCCTGCAGGGGTGGCCTCCAAAACAGGCATGACATTCAATCATTACGTGCCTGCAATATGTGCCGGTGTGCTTATCCTTTTGCTCTGACTTTCACACCGCGTttctttacttttaattccTGCATGTAAGGCTTTACCCCTGGGGAAACAAGTTGAATCCGAAAGGTCAACACTATGCCAACCTCTGGCAGGGGGACTTCCCCAACCACAATACTGCAGAGGATGGATACGTCAAAACTTCCCCGGTGAGAAAGGACAGTTGTGAGTGGTTTAAGCATTGAATTGCAGTTTGTCCATGAGCCTTTGTTGTAAATCTGAAAGATTTAAGTCACGGCCTGCAGCCCGTACAGGAAATGACAAAGTACTGATGATAAGAGCTCATTTTAGAGCTTAATTAAGTCTCACTAGCAACCCGCTATTTCACGGATGAAGTAATAACCTCGTTTTCCTGAAGAGGAGatattaaaatcctgttttaaTAATCAGTGCTCTGAACCCCCTTATCCTGTAACTATGTAACATAGGATTCTGGGCCTGCTGGGTAAAATAGCAAGCAAATGCAGGAAGAACTGATGTGATTACCCATTCATCCAGGCTGTTATGACAGACTGCTCATGTTTATTTCCTCTACCTGACAGGTGATGTCCTTTCCTCCTAATGGCTTTGGTCTGTATGATATAGTGGGAAATGTGTGGGAATGGACCTCAGACTGGTGGATGGTGCATCACActgcagaaaagctgcagaaccCAGTGAGAGCTCATTGCTAGGTGCATGTTTTTGACTTTTGCCAAAGTCCCTTCTGATCCATGATCGTTTCTCAGACAGGTCCCCAATCAGGCAGCGACAAGGTGAAGAAGGGTGGCTCATACATGTGccacaaggtaaaaaaaaaaagacaaaaacatctgCTTCCACTTTTAAGGGAGaatgtgggggttttttttaactaagaAATTATAATTGAGGTGgaattttttcttctttttttcaaagcTAAAACCTTGTTGCATAATAGCAATGTTCCTGTTAAATACTGTTTTACTCCCACTTACACATGCCGTTAGACACATTTACTGCATCTGCAACAACATTCAGCCACCCACAGGTAACCGTTGTGGTTTGCTGCTGTTGGAATCGCACTAATTGCATGCAAATGGAGTCCAAAGCGcggatttgtttgttttgtccatTTAAACAGCGTGGGAAGGAAGGACAATGGTCATGCATTCTGATCGAGCCAGCTGGGGAGGAGCATCGAATCCATTCTTATTCATCCAAACAGTTTAAATTTGCTAAACTTATTTCACGGCTTTACAATCTCCAGTTAATATTTTCAACCATCTGTGAGCGGTTGAATGAGCCCCCCAGCAGCCACCGTAGGttattttaaacagaaaagGATTCCTGGACTCTGGCAGTTCATAATCTGCCCATTAGATGTAGATAAATCTTACACGACTTTAATGATATGGTTAGGCTCACATATGCACATTTATACGGCCTTCAATAGAGTAAATATCATTAAAAGTCAAAGTTACAAGCACATGCTGACAGTAAGATATAAAGTGGTTTCTATATTTTATATGGAACAGAAGcagttttccatttaaatttccatttaaatccGGTGACAGCAGAtttccctgttttctctcttcctccatcagtCTTACTGTTACAGATATAGATGTGCTGCCCGGAGCCAGAACACTCCAGACAGCTCCGCCTCTAATCTTGGGTTTCGCTGTGTGTCTG is drawn from Takifugu rubripes chromosome 19, fTakRub1.2, whole genome shotgun sequence and contains these coding sequences:
- the sumf1 gene encoding formylglycine-generating enzyme is translated as MAPSLALVFLLGLASSWSCVQGSNGDPPEPTAAPGAAGCGCGNPKRAAGVEDDVDGAAPAESAVKYSRGASRRDQKQEKSPMVLIPGGDFLMGTDEPSIPADGEGPQRPVHVDSFYMDIHEVTNQQFQTFVADTGYVTEAEKFGDSFVFEGILSDSVKKEITQAVAAAPWWLPVKGANWKHPEGQDSNITDRLDHPVLHVSWNDALTYCSWLHKRLPTEAEWECACRGGLQNRLYPWGNKLNPKGQHYANLWQGDFPNHNTAEDGYVKTSPVMSFPPNGFGLYDIVGNVWEWTSDWWMVHHTAEKLQNPTGPQSGSDKVKKGGSYMCHKSYCYRYRCAARSQNTPDSSASNLGFRCVSGEQQ